From Demequina capsici, one genomic window encodes:
- a CDS encoding YciI family protein: MTMWAIQYGYDSSQAEQMAAVRPSHRAYLAALMDAGSMLAFGRFDDELEPGAILLAEADSRDAVDALLAEDPYQVHGLVASCSVRPWAGAVRG, encoded by the coding sequence ATGACGATGTGGGCGATCCAGTACGGGTACGACAGCAGCCAGGCTGAGCAGATGGCCGCGGTGCGGCCCAGCCATCGCGCGTATCTGGCCGCGTTGATGGACGCGGGCTCCATGCTCGCGTTCGGCCGCTTCGACGACGAGCTCGAGCCGGGGGCGATCCTCCTTGCGGAGGCTGACTCGCGTGACGCGGTAGACGCCTTGCTCGCTGAGGACCCGTACCAGGTGCACGGACTTGTCGCCAGCTGCTCGGTGCGCCCGTGGGCGGGAGCGGTCAGGGGCTGA
- a CDS encoding TerC/Alx family metal homeostasis membrane protein, with product MESPLVWTITLAGIVGMFVFDLMVVVGRPHVPTFKESVRWSLFYIALALIFGASFWWWSTPDKGAQFLAGYVTEESLSVDNLFVFLVILTRFAVPPRLRERVLLIGIALALVFRGAFIAAGAAALAAFHWVFFLFGAFLIYTAVVIGRGGGAEEGEVEYKENAFIRLVRRAMPVTDGYRGTKVLVREHGVRMMTPLLLVIIALGSTDVMFALDSIPAIFGLTQDPYIVFTANAFALLGLRQLFFVVEGLLTRLIYLSYGLAVVLGFIGVKMILEALHGNSLPFINGGMPMEEVPVPSTWLSLGVIVIVLGVAAAASMIMSKRTGAHLHDPLADPSVEVRDGSDEDAGTKE from the coding sequence GCACGTGCCCACCTTCAAGGAGTCAGTGCGGTGGTCGCTGTTCTACATCGCATTGGCCCTGATCTTCGGCGCGAGCTTCTGGTGGTGGTCGACTCCCGACAAGGGCGCGCAGTTCCTCGCGGGCTACGTGACCGAGGAGTCGCTGTCCGTCGACAACCTCTTCGTGTTCCTCGTGATCCTGACGCGGTTCGCAGTGCCTCCACGACTGCGTGAGCGGGTGCTCCTCATCGGGATCGCACTCGCGCTCGTCTTCCGCGGAGCGTTCATCGCCGCCGGCGCGGCCGCGCTGGCCGCCTTCCACTGGGTCTTCTTCCTGTTCGGCGCATTCCTCATCTACACCGCGGTCGTGATCGGCAGGGGCGGCGGTGCGGAGGAGGGTGAGGTCGAGTACAAGGAGAACGCGTTCATCCGGCTGGTGCGGCGCGCCATGCCTGTGACCGATGGGTACCGGGGCACGAAGGTGCTCGTGCGCGAGCACGGCGTCCGCATGATGACACCGCTCCTGCTCGTCATCATCGCGCTCGGTTCCACCGACGTGATGTTCGCCCTCGACTCCATCCCGGCGATCTTCGGCCTCACCCAGGACCCGTACATCGTCTTCACCGCGAACGCCTTCGCGCTGCTGGGGCTGAGGCAGCTCTTCTTCGTCGTCGAGGGGCTGCTCACAAGGCTGATCTACCTGTCGTACGGGTTGGCAGTGGTGCTCGGGTTCATCGGCGTCAAGATGATCCTCGAGGCCTTGCATGGCAACTCGCTGCCGTTCATCAACGGTGGCATGCCCATGGAGGAGGTCCCGGTGCCGTCGACCTGGCTGTCGCTCGGCGTGATCGTCATCGTGCTCGGCGTGGCCGCCGCAGCATCGATGATCATGTCCAAGCGCACAGGCGCACACCTGCATGACCCGCTTGCAGACCCGTCGGTCGAGGTGCGTGACGGCAGCGACGAGGACGCAGGCACGAAGGAGTGA